The following are encoded together in the Kineosporiaceae bacterium genome:
- a CDS encoding NADP-dependent oxidoreductase, with translation MSAEPARRHSRVVVATAYGGPEVLAVLDVEQPLPGAGQVLIEVQAAGTNPFDHKVYSGTMGRDPALLPMRLGAEVAGVVAALGEGVGTDSTGAPLAVGDAVIGYRVVGGYASQVIAGAQNVFARPENLTAEQAAGLLLTGVTAAHLLTATRVGPGDTVLIHGAAGGVGSMATQLAVVRGARVIGTASTGRHEAIRALGGEPVSYGTGLAERVRDLAPGGLDAALDTVGTDEAVDTSLELVADRSRIATIAAFGRAPGLGIQLLGGGAGADPGTAIRAAARAELVALAGQGRLTVSVDRSFALDDVAAAHTYLATGHVRGKVVLLP, from the coding sequence ATGAGTGCCGAGCCAGCACGTCGCCACAGCCGGGTCGTCGTCGCCACCGCCTACGGCGGTCCCGAGGTGCTGGCCGTGCTGGACGTCGAGCAACCGCTCCCGGGGGCCGGCCAGGTGCTGATCGAGGTGCAGGCGGCGGGCACGAACCCGTTCGACCACAAGGTCTACAGCGGCACCATGGGCCGCGACCCGGCGCTGCTGCCGATGCGCCTGGGCGCCGAGGTCGCCGGCGTCGTGGCCGCGCTCGGCGAAGGGGTCGGCACGGACAGCACCGGTGCCCCACTCGCCGTGGGCGATGCCGTGATCGGCTATCGGGTCGTCGGCGGCTACGCCAGCCAGGTGATCGCCGGCGCCCAGAACGTGTTCGCCCGCCCCGAGAACCTGACCGCCGAGCAGGCCGCCGGACTGCTGTTGACCGGCGTGACCGCCGCCCACCTGCTGACCGCGACCCGCGTCGGCCCCGGCGACACGGTGCTGATTCACGGCGCCGCGGGAGGCGTCGGATCGATGGCCACCCAGCTGGCCGTCGTCCGGGGTGCCCGGGTGATCGGTACCGCGAGTACCGGCCGGCACGAGGCGATCCGCGCGCTCGGCGGCGAACCGGTGAGCTACGGCACCGGGCTGGCCGAGCGGGTGCGTGACCTCGCCCCGGGCGGCCTCGACGCCGCCCTCGACACGGTCGGCACCGACGAGGCGGTCGACACCTCGCTCGAGCTGGTCGCCGACCGCAGCCGGATCGCCACCATCGCCGCGTTCGGCCGCGCCCCCGGCCTGGGCATCCAGCTGCTCGGCGGCGGCGCCGGTGCCGACCCGGGCACCGCGATCCGTGCCGCAGCGCGGGCCGAGCTGGTGGCCCTCGCCGGCCAGGGCCGACTCACCGTGTCCGTCGACCGCAGCTTCGCCCTGGACGACGTGGCGGCGGCGCACACCTACCTCGCCACCGGGCATGTCCGGGGCAAGGTGGTGTTACTGCCGTAG
- a CDS encoding MmcQ/YjbR family DNA-binding protein — MAHPLMFDDDDPLLARVRAIALALPDAAEKISHGHPAFYTTKVFAYFGGSIRRDGEWIAYRASVVVLADPEERQALLEDPRCYLPAYLGPSGWVGVQLSDEDDAAGTTDWQEVAELIETSYRLTAGVRRVARLDVARR, encoded by the coding sequence ATGGCCCACCCGCTGATGTTCGACGACGACGACCCGTTGCTGGCGCGGGTTCGGGCGATCGCCCTGGCCCTGCCGGACGCCGCCGAGAAGATCTCGCACGGGCACCCGGCGTTCTACACCACCAAGGTGTTCGCCTACTTCGGCGGCTCGATCCGGCGGGACGGCGAGTGGATCGCCTACCGCGCATCGGTGGTGGTGCTCGCCGACCCCGAGGAACGTCAGGCGCTGCTGGAGGATCCGCGGTGCTACCTGCCGGCCTATCTGGGCCCCAGCGGCTGGGTGGGGGTGCAGCTGAGCGACGAGGACGACGCTGCCGGCACCACCGATTGGCAGGAGGTGGCCGAACTGATCGAGACCTCCTACCGGCTCACCGCCGGGGTGCGGCGGGTGGCCCGACTGGACGTCGCGAGGCGCTGA
- a CDS encoding DUF1801 domain-containing protein — MAEPKTRPTGASVEDFLASVADPRRHTEARAVCDLMTEATGLPPEMWGDSIVGFGRHTYATARGESLEWPPVGFSPRKASLTVYLLNGFDRYGDLLAQLGPHTLGRACLYLKRLDAIDQGTLRELIVRSYRDTTAG; from the coding sequence ATGGCAGAACCCAAGACCCGACCGACCGGCGCGAGCGTCGAGGACTTCCTGGCCTCGGTGGCGGACCCGCGTCGCCATACGGAGGCCCGTGCCGTCTGCGACCTCATGACCGAGGCCACCGGACTGCCGCCGGAGATGTGGGGTGACAGCATCGTGGGCTTCGGGCGGCACACCTACGCCACGGCGCGCGGTGAGTCGCTGGAGTGGCCTCCCGTGGGCTTCTCGCCTCGCAAGGCGAGTCTGACGGTCTACCTGCTCAACGGCTTCGACCGGTACGGCGACCTGTTGGCGCAGTTGGGGCCGCACACGCTGGGCCGAGCCTGCCTGTACCTGAAGCGCTTGGACGCGATCGATCAGGGCACCCTGCGCGAACTCATCGTGCGCTCCTATCGCGACACCACTGCCGGCTGA
- a CDS encoding Hsp70 family protein, which translates to MSEPLQPNSSRHPLPISQPRDAASGYTLGVDLGTTFSAAAGCRAGRAEVISLGSHGAAVPSVVLLRADGTLLSGEAAERRAVLEPHRVAREFKRRLGDSTPILLGGSPYSAEALMATLLRSIVDQVVARQGEPPVALCLTHPATWGAFKLDLVRQAVALAGLDGDPARPVHLIAEPVAAAAHHSRDQRIPPGALVAVYDLGGGTFDAAVLRATDLDFEILGQPEGVERLGGIDFDAAVFHHVISVLGPAATELDDDDPAVRAALARLREECVAAKEALSSDTDVAIPVVLPGLTTEVRLTRGELEVMITPALESSVQALRRAIGSAGLEPQDLHAVLLVGGSSRIPLVAQLVGELGCPVSVQAHPKFAIAQGAAHLAQPAPAPATRATGLPLLPLVTSATSATGSPSTATGSPGATGSATPPVLDPGPTAPVFDWSPAARAGAPDLGRRRLVRAIVGGVILAGGLAGLSVAYATLQDDAARAPGVGSFSSTSPTTARVASGRPATTRTGRTGAQPGAVPNGGGNPGGSEGGAIGEVEPTTAPPRTTPAVTPTGAPSPGTTTGTTTTTGAPSASVPSPSRTRTRTPTRTRTRTPTVTRTRTRTPTPVSTPVSIPLATRQPAVVSR; encoded by the coding sequence CGTTGCAGCCCAACTCATCTCGCCACCCGCTCCCGATCTCGCAGCCGCGTGACGCGGCGTCCGGGTACACCCTCGGCGTCGATCTCGGCACCACCTTCAGCGCCGCCGCCGGGTGCCGAGCGGGGCGCGCCGAGGTGATCTCGCTCGGCAGCCACGGCGCCGCCGTCCCCTCGGTGGTCCTGCTGCGCGCGGACGGCACGCTGCTGAGCGGCGAGGCCGCCGAGCGGCGGGCCGTCCTCGAACCCCACCGGGTGGCCCGGGAGTTCAAACGACGCCTCGGCGACAGCACCCCGATCCTGCTCGGCGGCAGCCCGTATTCGGCCGAGGCGCTGATGGCCACCCTGCTGCGCTCCATCGTCGATCAGGTGGTGGCCCGCCAGGGTGAGCCACCGGTGGCGCTCTGCCTGACCCACCCGGCCACCTGGGGGGCCTTCAAGCTCGACCTGGTGCGCCAGGCCGTGGCCCTGGCCGGGCTGGACGGCGACCCGGCGCGACCGGTGCACCTGATCGCCGAGCCGGTCGCCGCCGCAGCACACCACAGCCGCGATCAACGGATCCCTCCCGGTGCGCTGGTGGCCGTCTACGACCTGGGCGGCGGCACGTTCGACGCCGCCGTGCTGCGCGCCACCGATCTGGACTTCGAGATCCTCGGCCAGCCGGAGGGAGTGGAACGGTTGGGCGGCATCGATTTCGACGCCGCGGTGTTCCATCACGTGATCAGCGTCCTCGGGCCGGCGGCCACCGAGCTGGACGACGACGACCCGGCCGTCCGGGCCGCGCTGGCCCGGCTGCGGGAGGAGTGCGTGGCCGCCAAGGAGGCCCTGTCGTCGGACACCGACGTCGCCATCCCGGTGGTGCTGCCCGGCCTGACCACCGAGGTGCGGCTGACCCGGGGGGAGCTGGAGGTGATGATCACCCCGGCGTTGGAGAGCAGCGTGCAGGCGCTGCGTCGGGCCATCGGCTCGGCCGGGCTGGAACCTCAGGATCTGCACGCGGTGCTGCTGGTCGGCGGCTCCTCACGGATCCCGTTGGTGGCTCAGCTGGTCGGCGAGCTCGGGTGCCCGGTGAGCGTTCAGGCGCACCCCAAGTTCGCGATTGCCCAGGGCGCGGCTCACCTGGCCCAGCCGGCGCCGGCCCCGGCCACCCGGGCGACGGGGCTTCCCTTGCTTCCGCTCGTCACCAGCGCCACCAGCGCCACCGGCTCACCGAGTACTGCCACCGGCTCACCCGGTGCCACCGGCAGCGCGACCCCGCCGGTGCTCGACCCCGGTCCCACCGCACCGGTGTTCGACTGGTCCCCCGCGGCGCGGGCCGGGGCGCCCGACCTGGGTCGCCGCCGCCTGGTGCGGGCCATCGTCGGCGGCGTGATCCTGGCGGGCGGCCTGGCCGGCTTGTCGGTCGCCTACGCCACCTTGCAGGACGACGCCGCCCGCGCTCCCGGCGTCGGGAGCTTCAGCAGCACCTCGCCCACCACCGCGCGGGTCGCCTCGGGGCGCCCGGCGACCACCCGCACCGGCCGGACCGGCGCCCAGCCGGGGGCGGTGCCGAACGGCGGTGGCAACCCGGGCGGGTCCGAGGGCGGAGCGATCGGTGAGGTCGAGCCGACCACGGCACCCCCGCGGACCACGCCCGCCGTGACGCCGACCGGTGCCCCCTCCCCCGGCACGACCACCGGCACGACCACCACGACGGGCGCTCCGTCGGCGTCCGTGCCCTCGCCCAGCCGCACCCGCACCCGCACGCCCACCCGCACCCGGACCCGCACCCCGACGGTCACCCGCACCCGCACCCGGACACCGACCCCGGTGTCGACCCCGGTGTCGATCCCCCTGGCGACGCGTCAGCCGGCAGTGGTGTCGCGATAG